Sequence from the Hamadaea flava genome:
TTCCCGATACGGCGCGCTGGCCACGCCGGCTTTGTCGCTCGTGCCGCTGGTCGGTGGCGCGGCAACCGCGGCGGCCAACGAGGGGATAAAGTTGCTTGCCAGCCAGGGAACTACCCTCGGGGAACAGGCAGACCAGGTTCGCGACGCTCTGCACGCGCTGGCCCGCCCGACGCTGGTCGTCATCGATGACGTCGACCGGCTGCAGCCCGAGCAACTCCTGGCAGTTTTCCGGGCGGTGCGCGTGCTGGGCCGGCTGCCGCACGTGCACTATGTCCTCGCGTACGACCAAGAAACCATCCTCGACGTGCTGTCCACAACCCCGATCGCCGACAAGCACGGCGCCCGGGCCGTCGCGTTCCTGGAGAAAATAGTCACGTTACGCCTCGAGCAGCCGCCGGTCCGCCTCGAGCATGCTGAGTCGCTGTTCAACATCGGCTGCGCTGGCGCGCTCAGCCGGGCGTCCGCGTCGCTGAGCGAGGACGCCCAACGCCGCATGGTCGAAGAGCGAGAGGCGCTGCTGCTGCGGATCCTGACCGAGCCGCGCAGCGTGGCCCGGCTGCTCACCCAGGTCGACATCTACCTGCCGCTGGTCGGCGCCTCCGAGATCGACGTCGTCGACTTCATCACCCTGACATTCCTGCGAATCACCTATCCACGCCTATACCAGGCCATCGCCATGCACCGCAGCGCCCTTGTCGACACCACCGACCCCGCCGACCTCCGCACCGAGTTCGACGAGGCGGCGCTGGTCAGACTCGACGTCCCGGTGCCGCACACCGGTCGGGTCGCGGACGCCCTTCAACGACTCTTCCCGAATCTGACCACCGATCCGGTGAGATCGAAAATGGCCCAGCACTGGCGGCGCGGGCAGCGACGCATCAGCGACCCCGACTACACCGAGCGGTACTTCGCGCTGACATCCATCACCAGCGAGATCAGCGACGATGGCCTCGTCCGGGCCATCCGAGAGTTGACCGAGGGACGCCATGACGTGGCGGCCAAGGAACTCACCCTGGCGTTGCGCCCTGACCTCACCGACGCTCACGCGTGCGCCCGGACAGCCCGTACCCTCCGGCGGGCCGCATCGCTGTCCGCGGAGCTGTCCGGCACCGAGGCCGCAGCGGTGATCCCGTACGTGTTCGAACAGTTCGACCACCTTCGCAATCCCACAGCGGGTGGGTTCGGTCCTGACGAGGAAGCGACCGTTTGGCTCGCCGCGCTGCTGCAACGGGCCGACGGCATGCCGGTGCCCACTACCTCGTCGGGCGATCCCGGTCTGCTGCCGCACTTGTTAAAGGCGATCCGGATGGCGGTCACCGAGCCGGCCGACGCCACCATCGCGCGTCTCGCCGCACAAACTCCCGGCTCGTCGTGGCTCGCGGACCTCGTTCAAGCCACGTATGAAGCGGCGTGGGCGCGAGTCCAGGACCACACACGTCTCGGCGACACCGCCCCCATCGAGCCGGTGAGCCTATACGTCTCAAGGCTGGAGTCAATCTTCGGCCAGGCGGACATCGACCGGCGGATCGCCACTGCCGTCGTCGACGGTCTGCCAATCGCGGATCTCGCGGCCCGCCTGGTCGACACCGAGGTCGTGTTCGCGCCCACTGGCGCTCACACCCGCATCGGTGGGTTCGACGCGACGGCGTTCCTGAGGCGTATCGGACGCCACCGTGTCTCCTCTATGCGAGCGCATCTGGATAGCGCGGCGGCGGGCCCTCAGCCCAGCGCTTTCGACCGCGCAGACGTGTCATGGGCGAACCGGCGGCGGTTCGCCGCCAGCGCTCTCATCGACGCACTCGATGCCGGCAAGGCAGAACCGGGACTGCTGCTGCCGAACCCGCCCGAGGCGCATCACCACCCCTTCACCAACTACCGTCCCTCGTTGATAAACGATGGAGGCGATCCGCTCGACCTAACGCTGCAGGTCGCCGTGCTGCTATCCTCGAGCGAGGAGCTTCCTGCACGCGTTCAGGGCGGATGGGGTCCCTCAGCCGCGAAACGTGAAGAAATAATGCTCGCCGCGATGCGAAGCGCACCGATCAGCGGTTGGCTCCGGGCACGCCACTCCGACTGGGGCATAGATACCGAATCCTGGGCCATCAGCGACGCTGACGGTCGCAATTACACCACTGTCCAGTCCGGTGCTCGGGCCGCCACGCCCGGGACGCTTGGGCTACGTCAGACCCTCCCCGTCAGGATCGGTGCCCAGCTCACCACTGGCCATAACGCACAAAGCCAGCACCAGCAGTCGCTGCTACTGACCGTCGGCATCGGATTCTACCTGGCCGAACTCGACGAACGGCGCCAACCCGCAGTGACGCGGGCCCGCGTCGTCCCCCTTCCTGCAGCGCTCACCCTGCATGGCATGTTTGAACTAGCTGACGCGCTCGTCCGGTGCGCGCAGACGGCGACAGCGCTGTGGATGCAGCTCGACGACCAGTCAACCCCACCCGGAACTGCGCTCCTGAACCTGTCGCTGACAGCTACCGAAGGATTCGCCGCGGTCGTCGACCTCAGCGCCTATTCCCGGCGAGGCACTGCCGTCCGTAGTCAGTACTCCAAGGTCTACCAATACCGGTCCGGATCCAGCGACATCGCGGCGGCGGCGCTGCGGGACTGGCTCAGCGAGGCCGGGTACCGGGACCACGAGCAGGCAATCCTAGACATGTGGGATTCCACGCCCTAACAGTGCGGTGGACCCTCACACGCGCAGGTCGGTTGAGATCGTCCGCTGCCGTGGCATCGTCGGCGAAGGACCTCGCGAGTGCCTATCATGATTACCGGCTACCGCCGCATGGCCCCTGGTACGAACGCAATGCCTATCGTGAAGCGTCTCGAGACGCTAGAATCCCCACTCGGTCTCAGCGGCACCCCGATGACCGTCGACACCTTCCATGCAAAGTCGCAGGGGTGCGCGCAGGCCGTTCACCACTATCAGCCCAAGTCAGGTCCACTGGTGGACTATGTGTACACGTCTTGCCAGATCGAGTCGTTGCCGGGTCGGCTTCACGATGGCGCTTCTACCCCTGCTCGCGGTAGTTGGTTCGCAGATGGCCCATCAGCTCAGTTGTTCGGCGCTCCAGCTCTGCGCGGTCGCCGTCGCTCATGTCCGCCAGCCACTGCTGGAATGCGGTGGCGCGCGCTGCTAGCTCGCTTGTGTAGAAGCCGTGGCCTACTGCTTCTCGAAGGTCCGCTCGGCCGGCGAGGATGTCGTTGGCCATCTCGCGCAGCGTCGGGCCGCCCGCTCCTGCCGCAAGTCGCTTCAGCGCGCCCTCGAGGAGCTTTCTCTGCAGTTGCCGGTCTGGGTCGGGTTCGTGTGCGATAGCCCCGGGGTCTGGGGTGTTGTCTGCCATTGTCTGCCTCATGCGGTGGCCGGGCTGGAGTACGAGCTCAGTGGCAAGGGGTGTTTCGCAAAGTTGGACAAGTGGACTTTCAGAGTGCCGATGACGCCGAGAATGCCATTCATGACGTCGATGGCGATGTCGATGATCTTTTTGGCTTCGCCGACCAGGCGGGTGATCTTCATGGCTTCGTATGCGGCGACTGCCCAGCCTGCCACGAATCCGACGCCGGTCTCGATGGCGGCGGTGCCTGCGCTGGCCGCTACCAGTGCGACCATGGCGGCGTCGACGATGTCCTCGAGAACGCCGTTGAGGACGTTGCCTAGCCGCCAGGTCGACTCAGCGGCGATTCGATACTGCTTGGCCATGTCTTGCAGTGGGATATGCTGATCTTGTGCGGCGACGCCGAGGGCGTAGAAGTAGGCGAAGGCTCCGTCTGCCGCGTTGCCACCCCAGTGGTGATCGAGTGTGAAGTTTCCAGAGCCGATGTTCTGGGCTATCGCGGCGAGGGTGTTGCCGAGCGTGTCGAAGGCGCCGGCTGCTCGCCAGACGAACTCCCAGTCGCCGCCGAAGGTCATCATGGCGTTGCCGATGACGTCGTAGCCGGTCACCTGTTCGACGAACTGGTTGACGATGTGCGTAGGGCTCAGCCAGTCCAGGAGCGAACCGGGGTCGGCGAATGGCTGACCGCCGAACGCCAGGACGTCGTCCTTGTCGGGTGGCGGGACGAGAAGGCTGGACGGCTGGGTCAGATCGTCGAAGTCGCCCATGTCAGTGCTCCTCGCGGAAGCTTGGCCGCGTGACTGGCGGATAGGCGGCATCCAGTCGCGCTGCGGCGGTCGTGTCTGTGCCTGCGTAGTGATCGGCGACCTGGGCGAGTGTGCTGCTGCCGTCGGTGAGGAGTTGGTGGAGGCGGGTCAGAACGTCGTTGACCTCCTCGCGTACGGAGTTGTGTTCGTAGAACAGTTTGTTGATCAGGCCGCCGTCGTCCCAGATGCGTGCCTTGGGCAGGTGGTCGTGGCTGTATGCCTGGCATGCCGCTGTGTCGTGCTGTGCTCGGCTGAGCTGCGCCGCGTATTGGCGTAGTGCTTCTGGCTCGACCTGGAATCCGTCGGTCATGTGCTCTCCCCGATGCTGAGTACGACGATTTGGATCAGGAGCGCGAGGCCGATGCAGGTCCAGGCGATCGCGAGCCGTTTCCGTGCCGTCGGCGGTGGCACGGATGCGGCGATCGACATCGAGCCCAGCACCAGGGCGGCTGCGCCGAGGGCGCCGACGGCGACGGTCGCCAAGCTCGCAAAGGTGTCCAGCCCGTCCAGGAGTCGGGCGATGGCGAAGCCTGTGATGATCAGGCCGAACAGCAGGCTGCCGGAGCCCAGCCGACTGCGGAGCATGGCGGTGGGGTCGTCGCTTGGCTTCATCGTGGACATCATCGGCCCGCCCGGGATGCTCGGAGGATAAGGAAAGCTGCGAGGGCAGCCAGTGTTAGCAGTGCTGCGACGATCAGGGCGATGGCTCCGATCGGCAGCCCGCTGCTGGACGGGCTGGATGCCTGGGCGGTTGAGGTCTTCGCGGCGGTCGGGGCAGTGGCTGATGGCGACTCGGCCACGGGCGGGCGAGCGTGGAGTGCCGCGACCGGGTTGACCACTCCATAACCGAACTGGTCGTCGCGGCCCGCCGCGCCTTTGTCGGTCGCTGTGCTGGTCAGCATCTGAATGATGTCTTGGGCTTTGGCGTCGGGATGTTGGGAGCGCAGGAGGGCAACGGTGCCAGCTACGAGTGCGGCAGCGTTTGAGGTTCCTGTCGTAGACACCCGTGTGTGGTTCTTGTGGGCGACGCTGAGGTGGTCGGATGGTGCCGCTAGCACGACCTGCGGTCCGATGACGGAAGCCGAGGACAGCTGGCTCTGGGCGTCGGTGCCGCTGACGGCGATGACGCCCGCGTACGCGGCGGGGTACATCACTCGGGTGGCGGTCGGTCTATTGCCCGCGGCTGCCACGACGACGACATCCGCTGCGACTGCGGCGGCGATCGCCTGCCGCAGCACGAGGTCGTCCTCGGCGAAGCCTTGTGAGATCGAAATGACGTTGATCTTCTGCGAGATCGCCCACCGTACGGCTTCGCCTGTTTTGGTTGCTGAGCCGGTCAGCCCGAGCGAAGCTCGGATTGCTACTACGGTGGCTTTGGGTGCTACGCCGTGGATGCGGCCGTGGCCGACGATGAGGCTGGCCATCGAGGTGCCGTGCCCGTCGGGGTCGGTCAGGCCGTCTCCGCTGCCGGCGCCGGTCAGGTCGGTGCCGGCCTCGACGGATCCGGCGATGTCGGGGTGGGTGGCGTCGACGCCGGTGTCGATGAGGGCCACCTTGATGCCCTCGCCCTTGCTGATCTTGTTGGCATCGCTGAGGTGCAGAGTATTGGCGTACCACTGGCCGGTGGTGATGGCGTCTGCTGCGTGCGCCGGGGTGGCGGTTGATCCGACGCTGAGGATGACGGCCGCCAGCGTGGCGGCCGCGCACTTGGGAAGCCGAGTCAGGTTCACGCTTGCTCCGTCCGGTCCGGGAGGTTCGGCTTCATGTCTTTGGTCCAGGGCGATGCCAGACTGGCGAACCAGTCTCCGAACACTTCGTCGAGCTGTTGCAGCTCCTGTTGGTCCTCGAGGGCTTGTTCCACCGCCTGGCGGTCAGCCACGTCTCCGATGACCGGCGGGACGCCGCGTGCGACTTCCCATTCGATCTCGCCGGGTCGTCGTGCGGGACGGGTGCCGTCGTCGCTCCGGGCGCCGCCAGTGACGCCCACCGGAGCCATGCCCATGGCACCCCGCCCTTCGGCGGCCCATGCGGTTGTCGTGCGGGCAGCTATCGATCGGGCGATGTCGGCTGCCCTGGTCATGCCTGGCGGGGTCGGCATCCGTTTGATCCAACCACCTGCGCCGACGCCTGGTCCAGCCAGGATGTACGCACCACCGATGGGTGCGGCGGGATGGCCGGGTGGGATCGGGAGCATGGAGATGGGGGTACCGGGGATGGCCGGTACGGCGACGGGGCCACCGGACAGCGTCGGTCCGTCGCCATCGACCACCGGGTTGTAGCCGGGTACTGGCGGCGGGGCAGAGCCGGGCGGCGGCGTGTTCGTCCCGTCGTGGGGGCCACCGATCGTTGCGGTGGTCTTGGTCAGGTCGCCGCCCGGTTCATCGATGGTGGAGGTCTGCGGGTTGCAGTCGTACGCGCCGGGGACGATGACGCGTTTACGTTCGTCTTTGATGCTGGCGTCAGCCTGCACCATGTCGTTGCGGGCACGCTGGTTCAGCTCGTCTGCCGCGTGGTCCCACCATTCCGGCCAGTAGTCGTGGGTGACCTGGTCCCATTCCAGCTTCACCTGCGCGATCGTTGCCCGGTTGGATTTCAAGGTAGTCAGGAGTGCGTGCAGGCCGCGGGCGGTTGACGCGTGTGCGTACGCGTTCTCGCGCAGGGCTAACAGCAGTCCGTCGATGACGGTTACGAACGCGGCGGCCGCTTGGGAGGTTGCTGGGTTCCAGCCGTCGACCAGCGCAGCACGCAGCTTGACGAGGCGGTCGTGGTGGTCGGCTAGCAGTTCGCTCAACGATTCCCAGCCGTTGATCTGTTGCCATGACGACGGGTCGTCCTCGTCGCGGACGGAGTCCCACAGCCGTGGCACATCGAATGCGGTCCAGTCGGTGCACCACGTGGGAAACTCCGGCTGTATGGAGTAGACGGTGCGGATTGGTCCGGTGAACTCGCCACGGATGGTGGCCGCGATCGGGCCGGTCGGCGGTGGAGACGCGGCCGTCATGCCGTGGAGCCCGTGTCCGTCGGCACCGGGTAGAGAGCCTGCGCCTTGTGTGCAGCGGCAGCGAGAATTCGTTCGACGCCGGCGAGCTGTTGCGCTGATGTGAGGTCGGCGTCGGCGTAGCGGGTCGCGATGAGGCGCGCAGCCTCTACGAGGACGTTGGTCGCGGCTGTCATGCGCACCGCATTCATCTGTGCCCGAGCCAGTGACAAGGTCATGGCTTGCTTGGCAGCTTCGACCTCGCCGCTTACCGACTTGGCGCCGAAGCGAACGCCGGTCTGCACTTCGCGATTGGCACGCTCCAGCCCCGGGACGAGTCCCTTGCTGGAGTTTCCTTCAAGCTCATCAGCGAATGCCTTCAACGCACCAAGATCAACGCGCATCGCATCCATGCAATGCCTCCCCCGCCCATGGACTGCGGTCAGTGTAGGGGAGGTCACTTCACGTGTCGACGCCCTGTGGACAGCGGACAGCGGCCGACTGGAAATGCGGCAGCTTGTCCGCCTCCACGCGATGGTTACCCAGATGGTTGTCGAACCGAGTCAGCGGTCGCGGTGTGCGCCGGCGCTGAACCCAGGTCGCCACGCGGAGGCCAGCCGCAACAGTTCGAGGACGTGCGGCCCGGCAACACGCACACTGCCCTGCCGCTACCGGTCGAGGAGCCGTTGCCGCCACCAGCCTTCGGCCGCATGCGCCGGCCTGGCATGAGGATCCCGCGTCGTGCGGGCGAGCAAGCGCGCATCCAGCCGGTCAATCAGGTGCTGCAAGTCGGCGCGCGCACCCGCGGGCAGCCGCCGCAACGTCTCGGCGAGCTCGTCACGAGCCTCCATCGGATCGCAACAGGGGCAGACAGCCCACGGTCTGCGGAGCTCAGGTCCAGGCTGACGTACGAAACGCTCATAGCTGCTCAGCGCCGTAGACACGGCATTCACCCACAGGTGTTGGTCTTCGACGCGACGGATCGCAGCCCGTGTACGCGCCGACACTCCACGAATGCGGTGAACAGCAACGTACTTTAATGGCCTCCACAGCTGAGCTCGGAGGCGACTTGGCCGCCTACGCGGCATTGCCCTTTCGGGTCGTGACCATGATCGCGATTATGCCATCACTAGCCACAGTCGAAGGAGACCGAGCCCACCCTGGGTCGGGGACCACGAGGTCGTTAAGTGGTGACGCCCTGATCCTCAGGCGGACGCACATCTCGTTCCCGGGGCCTGCGCCACCCTGCTGCGGTCGATGCGGGCTGCATTCGGTTTAGCGGATCGGTCGTGCTGGCTCTCGCCGATCGCCACCTACGGGCGGCTCAGGGGAGATTCGGATCCTCCGACAGCCGTTTGGGAATCTCGCCAGCCATGGCCGAGATCAGCGCGGTCGTCTCGTCGTCGGTAAAGCCTGCCGGCACGGCCAGCGGCAGCCCACGAAGTACGTCGTCCAACGCCACTCTCGGACCTTCCCAGCCTTCTAAATGCGGGCTGGTGGATCGCAGGCGGTCCATGTAGTCGGCGAGATGAGCCATCAGTTCGTCGGGGTGATGCATCCACAACCAGGAGACCACGGTGCCGAATGGGTCACCAGGGTGAACCGCCGTCCCGGGTCTATAGCTCCCGGCTGACAGAAGCCAGTCAGCTTCCTTGGCAAGGAATGCTCCGACAAGAAGATGGAACAACGGTGCGGGCACGTCGTACTTGCGCATCTTCTCACCTCTGCCGTGGGCCGCGGTAGCGAACGATGTCCACGTTAATCCACGTTGCGGCACGTCTGGACCTGCTGCGTCCGTGCGGGCTTCGCCATCTTGCCGACCGCTGTCCGTGTGCATCGATGTGACCAACGGCGGCCGCAGCGAGGCGCAGTCGGGTCGTTCACCTCCGCCGGTCAGACCCGCGGATAGCTCCGCGCGAGGGGATGCGGTTCCCCGGTGAGAGCCGCTACTGCTGTAGCGACCTCGTACAGATCGGCGCGGACGTAGGTAGCAGTCGTTCCGCCGTCTCGGCGGCCGTCATGTCCGGCGTACGCACGGGCTACCGCGTAGCCGAAGTTGCGCTCGACCCAGGTCAGGGTCGTGTGACGCAGCCAGTGCATGGTGACTTGCTGAACGGTCACCCAGGGTAGGTTCCGGCCGAGTCGGTTCCACAGATAGTCGTACCGCCGTGTGGTCAGCGGTCGGCCGTCGCGATAGCGCAGGAGAGCTGTTTGAGGATCTTCGTCTCCGCGCTCTGCGGCGTGTGCCCAGAGATGTCTCATGAGGGTTGGCGAAATCGGCTGCCAGCGTTCGGTCTCGCCCTTCTCCCTCAGGCGGATGAGGCAATGGTCTTGGTCTAGGTCGCATCGGCGAAGTGCGAGTGCTCCCCCGCGTCGGCAGGCTGTCTCGGAGTGCAGCCTGATCAGCAGTGCGTCCAGCTCGGGGTCGTTACCCGTCGTTGCTGCAATGTGGTTAACCTGCTCGAGCTGGCCGGCCAGCAACGCTCGGCGACGGCTCGCAAGGCGGCGTGGTTTGCTCACTTGAGCAGCGGGGTTGGCCCAAGGCGTGATGTATCCGTCCAGCTCTGCGTAGTGGTAGAGGCATCGCAGGGCAGAGATCAGGTGCTCCGCTGCTGAGCGCCCGCCACGGGTGTTGCGCCGCACTAGCGCTGTCGCCTTGAACCGCTCCGCGAGCTGGACGATTTCCAGCGGCTTCGGCTCGTCGATCGGCCGGGTTCCCCATTCACGGCGTACCCGGTTCCAGTACGGTTCGTAGGCCCGCAGGCTGCCGCTCGGAACGGCGAGCGCAATCCGGTCGATGTATTGGTCGAACGTCGGCGTTGATGCCGGCCTGGCTGCAGTCGTCAGGAGATGTTCGGCGGTGACGCCCAGGCGTTGCAGCAGAACGCGGGCGGCTTCGACATCGGCGGCGTTAGGTGGCGGGCCGTCAGGCATCGTCCGGTCCGATCTCGGTGACGCCACATGTGGCCAGCATGTGGTGCAACATAGGCATCGTAAGGATGATGAGCGTGTCCTGGTGAGGTTTCGCGCCGACCAGGACCTTGTCTCCGGGTGATAACCGAAGCAGGGCGCGTACGGCGGCAGGCAGCCGGAGGTGACCCTGGCTGGTCAGCGCGTTGGGGCCACCCCGATGGATGTTCAAGGCTCGTGAACGTCGCACGATGATCTCGATTGATTCACCCGGCCGCCAGCCGAGGAAGACAAGGTATGAACGGTCGGCCAGTCGCCCACGCCGGTCGACTCGGGTGATGACGAAGTCGATCGGCGCGGTCGATGTTTGGTTGGTCAGGGTAACCATCGGCAGGCCCGCGGTCGCCCGGTATTGAGGTGGGTTCGCCTGGGGTGAGATGGAGGCGCCGTGGGTGTCATGTACGTTCATGAATCAATCGCCAGCTCGTGCGGGTGCCTCGACTCCAACGGCGCGACTGGTTCGCGTGTGACGTGGTGTGGATAGGCATGGCTGCTCCGTTTCGGTTGGGTGGCGCGGAAGTTCCGCCGGCGAGCTGGCCGACGGATCGGGATGTGTTTGTGCGCTAGGGCCGTTCTCTGGGTAGCTCCAGGAACCGTCCGAGTGTCCCTGGCTGTATTGCGCTGAACGCGATGCTGAGCGTCTTGCGTAGCCACCAGATGGCAGCGGCCGTGAGGTAAATGGTGATGAGGGTGGCGTCGGTGTGGTACGTGTACACGGCGGCGAAGCTGAGTGCGAGCACTGCGGCCAGAATGATTCTGAACAGTCCGGGCCCTAGGAGGGTCCAGGCGACCGCGATGCCGAGGATTCCCGCGCCGGCGTGCCCCTGTACGGTCGGCGAGAGCAGGCTGGTGGTCAATGGCTGCGGCAGCAGTAGGTAATGCGAATCGGCCTGGATCATGCCGGTGATGCCTACTGCGGCCAGCAGTGCGCTGGTGGCGGGCTGGTTCAGCCGTTGCGCCCACGCTGACCTGCTCAATGCGGGCACCAGTGGCACGATGAGTCCAATGGCGATGCACAGCGCTGCCGGGGCGATCGTCCCGGCGACGGAGGCCAGCAGATAGTTGGGTGTCAGGCCAGATCTGTGTCCCAGGATCGTGTCGGTGAGTAGTCCGAGGAAGCCGGCGCCGACGAGTCCGATCGTCGCGGCGAAGGCGATGGCTCGTCCGGCCCTAGTCGCGCTGTGCCCCGGTCGATTTCGATCGATGTCGTCCAGATGCCAGGCGGTCGCCAAGCGCGTCCCGAGCCCGATGATTGGGGCGGCCACCATGAGCCCGGCCGCAGCAAGAGTTGGCCCGTCGAAGAAGTAGCTGACGAGTTCGAGGGAGGTGGTGCCGATCGTGGTTCTTGCGATCCAGGTCAAGCGCTGGATCTCCTGAGACAGGATGAATGGTCCAGCTGCCCCGACCACGATGAAGGGAATGATCTGGCGTAGGCGCAGCGAGCGCCAGGAAGCCGCGTCGCCGCTCGGCTGAACCGGCGGTGGGGCCGCAGGTGAGACGAGGTCGAGTGCTCCGAGCGGCACGGCGAGGATCGGCTCGGCCACTGCCACCGGTTCCACGTTGCAGCGCGCGGCGACAAGGTCGCTGACGCCGATGACCGTTGCCGCATGCCCGAGCACGATAGCGGTGGT
This genomic interval carries:
- a CDS encoding AbrB/MazE/SpoVT family DNA-binding domain-containing protein, with the translated sequence MNVHDTHGASISPQANPPQYRATAGLPMVTLTNQTSTAPIDFVITRVDRRGRLADRSYLVFLGWRPGESIEIIVRRSRALNIHRGGPNALTSQGHLRLPAAVRALLRLSPGDKVLVGAKPHQDTLIILTMPMLHHMLATCGVTEIGPDDA
- a CDS encoding S8 family serine peptidase, which gives rise to MNLTRLPKCAAATLAAVILSVGSTATPAHAADAITTGQWYANTLHLSDANKISKGEGIKVALIDTGVDATHPDIAGSVEAGTDLTGAGSGDGLTDPDGHGTSMASLIVGHGRIHGVAPKATVVAIRASLGLTGSATKTGEAVRWAISQKINVISISQGFAEDDLVLRQAIAAAVAADVVVVAAAGNRPTATRVMYPAAYAGVIAVSGTDAQSQLSSASVIGPQVVLAAPSDHLSVAHKNHTRVSTTGTSNAAALVAGTVALLRSQHPDAKAQDIIQMLTSTATDKGAAGRDDQFGYGVVNPVAALHARPPVAESPSATAPTAAKTSTAQASSPSSSGLPIGAIALIVAALLTLAALAAFLILRASRAGR
- a CDS encoding tyrosine-type recombinase/integrase gives rise to the protein MPDGPPPNAADVEAARVLLQRLGVTAEHLLTTAARPASTPTFDQYIDRIALAVPSGSLRAYEPYWNRVRREWGTRPIDEPKPLEIVQLAERFKATALVRRNTRGGRSAAEHLISALRCLYHYAELDGYITPWANPAAQVSKPRRLASRRRALLAGQLEQVNHIAATTGNDPELDALLIRLHSETACRRGGALALRRCDLDQDHCLIRLREKGETERWQPISPTLMRHLWAHAAERGDEDPQTALLRYRDGRPLTTRRYDYLWNRLGRNLPWVTVQQVTMHWLRHTTLTWVERNFGYAVARAYAGHDGRRDGGTTATYVRADLYEVATAVAALTGEPHPLARSYPRV
- a CDS encoding KAP family P-loop NTPase fold protein codes for the protein MLAKEVSGLPEGNWWVDDPIDGPSEDLFGRGPFVARAVALLNQIGSRPSSTVVGLVGPWGSGKTSTIRMIAAGLDLDRWGVTWINPWALSGPDAVVTELLGAIRAAVPAKTTAGTRVRKQLSRYGALATPALSLVPLVGGAATAAANEGIKLLASQGTTLGEQADQVRDALHALARPTLVVIDDVDRLQPEQLLAVFRAVRVLGRLPHVHYVLAYDQETILDVLSTTPIADKHGARAVAFLEKIVTLRLEQPPVRLEHAESLFNIGCAGALSRASASLSEDAQRRMVEEREALLLRILTEPRSVARLLTQVDIYLPLVGASEIDVVDFITLTFLRITYPRLYQAIAMHRSALVDTTDPADLRTEFDEAALVRLDVPVPHTGRVADALQRLFPNLTTDPVRSKMAQHWRRGQRRISDPDYTERYFALTSITSEISDDGLVRAIRELTEGRHDVAAKELTLALRPDLTDAHACARTARTLRRAASLSAELSGTEAAAVIPYVFEQFDHLRNPTAGGFGPDEEATVWLAALLQRADGMPVPTTSSGDPGLLPHLLKAIRMAVTEPADATIARLAAQTPGSSWLADLVQATYEAAWARVQDHTRLGDTAPIEPVSLYVSRLESIFGQADIDRRIATAVVDGLPIADLAARLVDTEVVFAPTGAHTRIGGFDATAFLRRIGRHRVSSMRAHLDSAAAGPQPSAFDRADVSWANRRRFAASALIDALDAGKAEPGLLLPNPPEAHHHPFTNYRPSLINDGGDPLDLTLQVAVLLSSSEELPARVQGGWGPSAAKREEIMLAAMRSAPISGWLRARHSDWGIDTESWAISDADGRNYTTVQSGARAATPGTLGLRQTLPVRIGAQLTTGHNAQSQHQQSLLLTVGIGFYLAELDERRQPAVTRARVVPLPAALTLHGMFELADALVRCAQTATALWMQLDDQSTPPGTALLNLSLTATEGFAAVVDLSAYSRRGTAVRSQYSKVYQYRSGSSDIAAAALRDWLSEAGYRDHEQAILDMWDSTP